The following is a genomic window from Photobacterium sp. GJ3.
TTCACACCAATCATCGAAGCAATCACAACCATGGCCAGCGCCATCATAATGGTCTGATTGATGCCGGCCATTATCGTTGGCATTGCCAGCGGCAGCTGTACCCCGGTCAGGCGCTGCCAGCGACTGGCCCCGTAAGCTTCCGCAGCCTCCAGAACTTCTTTGTCTACCAGACGGATACCAAGATTGGTCAACCGGATCACCGGTGGAATGGCGTAAATCACCACAGCAATCAGGCCGGGAATTTTGCCGATTCCCAGCAGCATCACAACCGGAATCAGATAGACAAATGCTGGCATGGTCTGCATCACATCCAGCAGGGGCGTGACCCAACTCTGCGCCCGGTCCGAGCGTGCCATCCAAATCCCAACAGGAAGACCAATCAACACCGCCAGCAGTGTCGACGCAATAATAATGCTCATCGTCCGCATGGTGTCTTCCCACATTCCAAACAGACCAATAAACACAAAAGCCACAACAACCCCAACCACCAGCTTCCAGGAGCGGCTGGCATAAAATGCCAGTGCAGCCAGCAAGGCAATCATCAGCCACCAGGGCGTCGCCAGCAGCAATTTTTCAAACCCAATCAGGAAAGACAGCAGAGGATCAAAAAACGATTCAATCCTGTCGCCGTATTCACGGGAAAAAGTCCGGTACGCGCCATCCAGTGTCTGACGGATGGCCAGAAGTTGTTGCCGATCCAGTTGGGGAAATTCAGTGAGCCAGGAAGTATCAGACATCATTTCAACAGCCGTCAGTATTCATCAAATCAGCCCGGTTTCACTACCGGGCAAGAACATTCACTGCGCTTTCAACGCTTCCATCAAGCGCTTTTCCGCCTCAGGGCTGACCCATTGCGTCCATAATTTTGGGTGCTCTCTGAAAAAATAGTCTGCCGCAATCTCACCATCCGCCTGATTTTCTTCCATCCAGGCCAGCATCCGATTCATTTGCGGATTGGTAAAAGAACGCTTCGACAGATACGCCAGCGCTTGCGGTGCGCGCTGGGCAAACTTTTCTGTCACTACGGTATCAACCGGTGATGGCGGGTACATGGTGGGTTTCGGATTCAAACAGTCCGCCTGAGTAATACAGGATTGATAATGCGCCACATCCACACCGGTTCCGAAGTCAACTTTCACCATCTCATATTTCCCAAGGATGGCTGTCGGTGCCCAGTAATAGCCAAACCAGGGTTCCTTGCGCTCATACGCTTTTGCTATCGACGCTGCCAGTCCGGCACCTGAACCCGGATCCAACAGTTCAAAGCCACTGTCTGCCAGCTTGAGGGCATCAAAGAGATGTTCGGTTGTGATCTGGCAGGTCCACCCGGCCGGACATCCCATCATCGCAGCACGATCCGGGTCTTCCGGATGTCGGAAGAGTTTGGCTTTCGCCCGAATACCTGCCAGTGTTTTCAGTTCCGGGTATTGTTTCACCAGATAGGCTGGTACCCAGAACCCTTCTTCACCGCCATCCGATAACGTGACCCCGGCATAGCGCAAGCGACCTTCATTCACCCCGATATCCAGGGCTTCACGCATCGTATTACTCCACATTTCCGGGGCAATATCGGGCTCACTTTTTTCGATCATGGACGTGGTTGTCGGGATACTGTCTCCCGGCACCAGTTCGGCATCACAGCCGTAACCCTGCTGAAGAATGAACTGATCAACGTGGGCGATAAAAGTGGCAGAATTCCAGTTCATATCCGCAATGGTGACATGACCACAATCATTGGCAGCAGAGGCAAACCAGCTGACCGGCAGGGCCGCCGATGCCAGCAGACCAGAGAACAACAGAGAAAAACGCATAACACATCCTTATGGTGATGATTCCTTGAACCAAACCCGAATTTGACATTGTGACGGGTGAATGTCTTTTCAGTATATGCAGACGAAAATGGAATTGTGATGTAAGAAGCTCATTTTTTGAGGCTAAGTTGTTCATTTCTGACTTGTTTGACCGAAGTCTGTCGGGTCATGATGAGCTTTGTTATAATCCGCCGACGATTTTCCCCTTCGACGGGAATCCCAGTTCAATTCAGTATTAAGACCACCTATGACAGACACACATCACCAGATCAACGAACTGCTGACTCCGGTTCGCCAATTTCTGCATTGCGACACACCAGACAGCTGGATTGATGAAGCCCGCCGACCGGAAAACTTAAACGAGCTGCTGGTTGATCACTGTAACTGTGAGCTGAAAGCAAGCCAGACGGCCATATACCTGATCCGAAAATATGCCGTGGATGAAGCCAGCGGACAGGCACTGCTGGAATGGGCAAAGCCCTATGAAGACTTCGTGTATGGCAAATTGCGTCAGAAAGATGCGTTTCATGGCAAGAAAAACGGCCTGAGCGCACCGCTGACAGCGAAAGCGGATTGTCCGTACGGACAGGATCTGATCGACAAAATGGTTCGCCTGATCAAAGAAGAATTTCATCATTTTGAGCAGGTGCTTGAGATCATGGACAGCCGGGGCATCGCCTATTCCAGCCTGACTGCGGGGCGCTATGCCCGCGGCCTGATGAAAGTCGTCCGCACGCATGAACCGGCCACTCTGGTGGATAAGCTGATTGTCGGTGCCTACATCGAAGCGCGTTCCTGCGAACGCTTCGCCAAACTGGCCCCCTTCCTGGATGAAGAACTGAAAAAGTTCTATCTCTCCCTGCTGCGGTCAGAAGCCCGTCATTATCAGGATTACCTGAAACTGGCCGAACAGATTGCCGGAGAAGCGATCACCGATCGCATTCAGATCATTGGCCAACGTGAAGCTGAGCTGATCAACAGCCCGGATGATCGCTTCCGTTTTCACAGTGGGATTCCGGTGGCCGCGCTGGTGAACTGAACACCACGCGACTGAAATCGATCCAGCCATTCGCCAGCAGCGACACCCCGTTCAGATGGGGCCTGATACCCAGCTGCTGGCGGTTTTGCCATAACGGACGATAGAGTCCGCTTTCAACCAGCCAGCGCTCCACCGCCCCGAATGATTCCAGCCGCTCCGCCTCGCTCTCAAACTGAAAAACCGTTTCCAGCTTTTGATACAACACCTTCTGATGCCGGGTGCTCAGACAAACATTCAGCGCCGTACTTGCTTTGAGCCATTCCATCCAGCTCAGGACTGAATCTTCCCCGAACACCTCGCCGGAGATAATGATATCCGCCTCTGCCAGCCGCTCGGCACGGTTAAAGTCCGGAAAGGTATCGATACAGCAGGTTGCAGCAATCCCGGCAGCATTCAGTGCCGCGGTCAATGACTCAGCCAGTGCGATATGATCACGCAATTGATAAGTCAGAACACACAATGGCCGCTCCGGTGCAGGCAGTCCGACGAAATCCACCGGCAGGCACTCTGATTGTTCAGGGGTTTCTGACTTCAGCATGCCCTTCGCAACCCGATAATCTGACAGGGCCATGCTCTCAGGCAGCGGCAATTGACGGAGAAACGCAGAGAGGCGCAACCTGTGTTTCTGGACCCGCATCCATGCCGTACGGTTTTCATTCAGTAAAACGTATTCACACCCCAGCTCCCAGGCTTCAAGCTGAGAAAACGGCGCAGTTTTCTCTGGCACCAGCCAAGGGTGGACAACATCACTGCTGAGATCAAAATCCATGGCCCGATCACCAATGTTCCAGATTTCCACCGCATCCAGCCAGGGACGATACCCGTGATAGTGTTCAAAAGCAGTCAGTCGGGTCAGCCATTCTGTGCATTCATCCAGACGAAATGCGCCTGCGCCCAGGACTTGCCCATCGGGAGTCACTTTCGAAATACCGGCCGCTTTTTGTGTCAGCAGCGCTGGCACAAAATCCGGGGTTGCCTGAGTCACCAGTTTGAGACACAGCGGCGATAGCACATCGACCCGCTCAATACAGTCAAACAGCCGGGCGTTGGTACAGTCTGATGCCTTTAACCGTTCAAAGTGAGCCTTCACTTCTGTTGCAGTCAGAGACGAACCGTCATGAAACATCAGCCCTTTGCGTAATGTGATCAGCCAGTCATCGCCACGTCGTTCCCAGTGCGCTGCCAGGTCACCTTCAATGCAGCCGGATCTCACATCCCGTTGAAGCAATCCGGCATATATAGAGCTGCCAAGATGAATTTCCGTTCGCCGCGATAACTGCACCGCGTCCAGATCATGAATGCCGCGATAAAACGGGATCCGCAGAACATCCTGATGGTGCTGCGCAGGCGTTGGGAGCGCCACATGCCCGGAGCGATGCTGTGCCAGATATTCAGCCAGCAGTCCCTGCCTTTCCTGAGCAGGCAGCAGGGCAGTGGCACGTTCGATCTGGTTCTGTGCCAATAAAGATAAAGCCGCCTGCCTGATCGTCGAATCGACCGGCTTCAGCAGACAAATCGTCGGCAGATTGCCCCGCCCGACCCCAGGTTGCCAGCGGATCCAACCTTCCTCTACCAGTTTTTTAATCACGATCTGAGCGTTGCGTCGGGTACAGGATAGAACCCCGGCCAGATGGTCAAGGGACAGCCGCTGACGTTCTCCCACAGTCAACTCATCTCTCAGAAAAGTCAAAGCTCGCCAATAACGCATAAAAGGTGAAATTCCTTATTGTCCTTTACACTTTTTCTTCTTCTTTTATCACGGATAATCACAAACCTCTGTGATGTAAAAGGAATTTATGATGACAACCACCACTCAATCCCACCCAGGTATCTGGAAAGACCCCCGGTTTCTGATGCTCTTTTCCAGTGCCTTCTTTGCCGCTTTCGGGGCCAAAATTTACAGCCTGGCCCTCCCCTTGCTGGTTTTTGATTTAACGTCTTCCGCAGAGTGGATGGGCTGGATGCGCGCAGTGGAGTACTTACCCAATCTGCTGCTGGCCCTGTTTATTGGCGTGTGGGTGGACAGAGTGAATCGCAAACACTGGTCGCAGGTCATGCTGATTGGTCAGTGCCTCTGCCTGCTGATCGCTTATACGGCAGTGGAATGGCTCGCAGAGCCGTTGTGGGCGCTTTTTCCTGCCGCCTTTCTGATGATGGCATTCGACTACGGCTACCATAATGCCCGTCTCGGCATGATGAAGACTGCGCTGCCACAGGCATTGCAGAATACGGCCACCGCACGTTTCAGTACCCTGTACAGCTTTCTTGAAACGGTTGGCCCCGTGTTATCCGGGGCGCTGCTGCTGATGACGGCGATTCATCAGGTGTTCCTGCTGCTCATCGTGTTTTATCTGTTTGCTTTCATCCAATTGCACCGCATGTCGTTTGCCCCCGCTGAGCCGGTAGTCCATCCGCCGGTACTGACAGCACTCCGCGAAGGCTGGCAGGCGCTCACCGCCGACCGGGCAATGTGCCTGATCACTGCCGCTGTTGTGATCATCAATACCACCGGGGCTGTATTTCATGTTCAGTCGATTTATTTTGCGAAAGCAACCCTGATGATGAGCCATCTGGAAGTCAGTTATCTGATTGCGGCCTCTGGCATCGGCGGGGTGCTGGGCGGACTGGTTGCAGACAAAATCAGAAAGCGCATGGGGCTGGGCTTGCTGCTGATTCTTTCGATTGCGTTTGAATCCCTTGGATTTGTTCTGCCGGCTCTGTTCCCGAGTGCGCCCGTCTTAGCACTGTCTTTCTTCGTCATCAGCAGTATTGGTCTGATGAGCTCGATCTGCATCTGGAGTTACCGCCAGGAAGCATTCAGCGACGCAGTGCTGGGGCGTGTGGCTGGCATCACGGGGTCACTGTTTAAACTGGGGATGCCGTTCGGGTTAGCAGCATCCGGATATCTCGTGGCCGCGCTGGGAACTGATGTCCTGTTTTCACTGTGTTTTATCATTCAGCTCATCACAGCAATCCTGCTCTGCCTGACACGTGTGAGAAACATGGTGTAATCCGCGAAGCTCAGCGAAACAAGAACACCGCTGATTCACACAATACACAGCGATAAAAAAACCGCCTTCATGAAGGCGGTTTTTTTCTGATGTCTACATTACTTTTTCGCGTTTTTCCGCTTGTCGGTAATGATCCATTGTCCGGCATCATAAAGCGCAGTAAAACCTGTTGGCTTCCCGTCAACTTCGGAGCGCACATAATTTTCTTTGGTCTTCCGGCTGAATCGAACCACAGTTTTCACGCCATCCGGATCTTCCGTCGGTGCTTCCGTCAGATACAGGAACTTCGGCGACAACCTGTCTTTGAACCGAACCAGTTCTTCCACCAAAGGGGCACGGGTTTCACGAGATTTCGGGAAAGTGCTGGCAGCCAGGAACAAACCTGAGGCGCCATCACGCAAAACAAAATAGGCATCTTCATCCTGCGTACAAGGCAGTTCCGGCAAATGTACCGGATCTTCCTTCGGCGGTGCCACTTCACCATTTTTCAGGATTTTTCGGGTATTCTTACAACTCTCGTTGGTACAACCCATATACTTGCCGAAACGACCATTTTTCAGTTCCATGTCTGAGCCGCATTTATCGCACTCAACCACAGGGCCATCATAGCCTTTCAGCTTGAATTCACCTTTCTCAACCACAAAGCCATCACAGCCCGGGTTGTTAC
Proteins encoded in this region:
- a CDS encoding proline/glycine betaine ABC transporter permease codes for the protein MSDTSWLTEFPQLDRQQLLAIRQTLDGAYRTFSREYGDRIESFFDPLLSFLIGFEKLLLATPWWLMIALLAALAFYASRSWKLVVGVVVAFVFIGLFGMWEDTMRTMSIIIASTLLAVLIGLPVGIWMARSDRAQSWVTPLLDVMQTMPAFVYLIPVVMLLGIGKIPGLIAVVIYAIPPVIRLTNLGIRLVDKEVLEAAEAYGASRWQRLTGVQLPLAMPTIMAGINQTIMMALAMVVIASMIGVKGLGQPVLKSITNQYFTLGLLNGLAIVALAIMFDRISQSYARRAQQHLSGSRHD
- a CDS encoding ABC transporter substrate-binding protein; its protein translation is MRFSLLFSGLLASAALPVSWFASAANDCGHVTIADMNWNSATFIAHVDQFILQQGYGCDAELVPGDSIPTTTSMIEKSEPDIAPEMWSNTMREALDIGVNEGRLRYAGVTLSDGGEEGFWVPAYLVKQYPELKTLAGIRAKAKLFRHPEDPDRAAMMGCPAGWTCQITTEHLFDALKLADSGFELLDPGSGAGLAASIAKAYERKEPWFGYYWAPTAILGKYEMVKVDFGTGVDVAHYQSCITQADCLNPKPTMYPPSPVDTVVTEKFAQRAPQALAYLSKRSFTNPQMNRMLAWMEENQADGEIAADYFFREHPKLWTQWVSPEAEKRLMEALKAQ
- a CDS encoding tRNA-(ms[2]io[6]A)-hydroxylase; amino-acid sequence: MTDTHHQINELLTPVRQFLHCDTPDSWIDEARRPENLNELLVDHCNCELKASQTAIYLIRKYAVDEASGQALLEWAKPYEDFVYGKLRQKDAFHGKKNGLSAPLTAKADCPYGQDLIDKMVRLIKEEFHHFEQVLEIMDSRGIAYSSLTAGRYARGLMKVVRTHEPATLVDKLIVGAYIEARSCERFAKLAPFLDEELKKFYLSLLRSEARHYQDYLKLAEQIAGEAITDRIQIIGQREAELINSPDDRFRFHSGIPVAALVN
- a CDS encoding SgrR family transcriptional regulator, with amino-acid sequence MRYWRALTFLRDELTVGERQRLSLDHLAGVLSCTRRNAQIVIKKLVEEGWIRWQPGVGRGNLPTICLLKPVDSTIRQAALSLLAQNQIERATALLPAQERQGLLAEYLAQHRSGHVALPTPAQHHQDVLRIPFYRGIHDLDAVQLSRRTEIHLGSSIYAGLLQRDVRSGCIEGDLAAHWERRGDDWLITLRKGLMFHDGSSLTATEVKAHFERLKASDCTNARLFDCIERVDVLSPLCLKLVTQATPDFVPALLTQKAAGISKVTPDGQVLGAGAFRLDECTEWLTRLTAFEHYHGYRPWLDAVEIWNIGDRAMDFDLSSDVVHPWLVPEKTAPFSQLEAWELGCEYVLLNENRTAWMRVQKHRLRLSAFLRQLPLPESMALSDYRVAKGMLKSETPEQSECLPVDFVGLPAPERPLCVLTYQLRDHIALAESLTAALNAAGIAATCCIDTFPDFNRAERLAEADIIISGEVFGEDSVLSWMEWLKASTALNVCLSTRHQKVLYQKLETVFQFESEAERLESFGAVERWLVESGLYRPLWQNRQQLGIRPHLNGVSLLANGWIDFSRVVFSSPARPPESHCENGSDHPGC
- a CDS encoding MFS transporter: MTTTTQSHPGIWKDPRFLMLFSSAFFAAFGAKIYSLALPLLVFDLTSSAEWMGWMRAVEYLPNLLLALFIGVWVDRVNRKHWSQVMLIGQCLCLLIAYTAVEWLAEPLWALFPAAFLMMAFDYGYHNARLGMMKTALPQALQNTATARFSTLYSFLETVGPVLSGALLLMTAIHQVFLLLIVFYLFAFIQLHRMSFAPAEPVVHPPVLTALREGWQALTADRAMCLITAAVVIINTTGAVFHVQSIYFAKATLMMSHLEVSYLIAASGIGGVLGGLVADKIRKRMGLGLLLILSIAFESLGFVLPALFPSAPVLALSFFVISSIGLMSSICIWSYRQEAFSDAVLGRVAGITGSLFKLGMPFGLAASGYLVAALGTDVLFSLCFIIQLITAILLCLTRVRNMV